From the Pseudomonas putida genome, one window contains:
- a CDS encoding hemerythrin domain-containing protein: MNAIELLIQDHQLVKKLLEELSSTTERAVKKRAELLERIKQEVSIHTALEEEILYPAIKQAGGKEEAKMYYEAKEEHRTVDSLVIPDLLHTETGTVEFAGRVKVMKELLEHHIEEEESELFPTARKLLGKQELEDMGKAMEAQKKMLKGEQRAA, from the coding sequence ATGAACGCAATCGAACTGCTGATCCAGGACCATCAACTGGTGAAGAAACTGCTCGAGGAACTGTCCTCGACCACCGAGCGCGCCGTGAAGAAACGCGCCGAACTGCTCGAACGTATCAAGCAGGAGGTGAGCATCCATACGGCTCTGGAAGAAGAAATCCTGTACCCCGCGATCAAGCAGGCCGGCGGCAAGGAAGAAGCGAAGATGTATTACGAGGCCAAGGAGGAGCACCGCACGGTCGACTCGCTGGTCATTCCCGACCTGCTGCACACCGAGACCGGCACCGTGGAGTTCGCCGGTAGGGTCAAGGTGATGAAGGAGTTGCTGGAGCACCATATCGAGGAAGAAGAAAGTGAGCTGTTCCCTACTGCCCGCAAGCTGCTGGGCAAACAGGAACTTGAAGACATGGGCAAGGCCATGGAAGCTCAGAAGAAGATGCTCAAGGGCGAACAGCGCGCCGCCTGA
- a CDS encoding L-dopachrome tautomerase-related protein, with amino-acid sequence MFVRIRRLPAIGIVTLISLANIAGAADAPVLERWRSYAGVSWDVPRAGQAPATFPASVNAPIAGIHFDAQGTAFVSTPRLVSAAAPATLSTLDTQTMAGPARLSAFPSRQGNAVNGPASTSLRNVLGFHVDRTNGWLWALDMGFVSGETEAPPGSQKVLVLELKSGALVKAIDLQGVADRKASFLNDIVVDEARRVAYISDSGSRSAPDNKVGLIVVDLVTGTARRVLDRHPSLQVEPGVTVMAHGAEVWSGKPLQIGINGIALSPDGETLYWTVTTGTRLHALPTSILRQASASEVQIVSAIQDLGAVGGNTDGLATDARGRLYITDVTRNGIVRYDPATKAMSLLASDEGVHWPDTPAIHPDGDLVFTSSRLNDHFAGMVRAGDERSCRSMAARRSSTD; translated from the coding sequence ATGTTCGTACGCATCCGTCGTCTGCCTGCCATTGGCATAGTGACCCTGATCTCCTTAGCCAACATCGCGGGTGCGGCGGATGCGCCTGTGCTTGAACGTTGGCGCAGCTATGCTGGTGTGAGCTGGGACGTGCCGCGCGCAGGCCAGGCTCCGGCCACGTTCCCGGCATCGGTCAACGCGCCCATCGCTGGAATCCATTTCGATGCACAAGGCACTGCCTTCGTGAGTACGCCGCGTCTGGTGTCTGCAGCGGCGCCCGCTACTTTGAGCACCCTGGACACCCAGACTATGGCTGGGCCCGCGCGCTTGAGCGCATTCCCGTCACGTCAGGGCAACGCGGTGAATGGCCCGGCGTCTACCAGCCTGCGCAATGTGCTCGGCTTTCATGTCGACCGTACCAACGGCTGGCTGTGGGCGCTGGACATGGGCTTTGTTAGCGGTGAGACCGAGGCTCCGCCTGGCTCACAGAAGGTGCTGGTGCTGGAACTGAAATCCGGCGCACTGGTGAAGGCAATCGACTTGCAGGGCGTGGCTGATCGCAAGGCCAGCTTTCTCAATGACATCGTCGTCGACGAGGCGCGTCGTGTCGCCTACATTTCCGACAGCGGTTCACGCAGTGCGCCTGACAACAAGGTGGGGCTGATCGTGGTGGACCTCGTGACAGGCACGGCTCGGCGCGTGCTCGATCGGCACCCGAGCCTGCAGGTCGAGCCGGGCGTGACGGTCATGGCCCATGGGGCCGAGGTGTGGTCGGGCAAGCCGCTGCAGATCGGTATCAACGGTATCGCCTTGTCGCCAGATGGCGAAACCTTGTACTGGACGGTAACCACCGGCACGCGACTGCATGCGCTGCCTACCAGTATCCTGCGTCAGGCTAGCGCCAGTGAAGTGCAGATCGTGTCGGCGATCCAGGACCTTGGCGCGGTAGGAGGCAACACCGACGGCCTAGCGACCGACGCCAGGGGGCGCCTCTACATCACCGATGTCACCCGCAATGGCATCGTCAGGTACGACCCCGCTACCAAGGCCATGTCGCTGCTGGCCAGTGACGAGGGTGTGCATTGGCCCGACACGCCTGCAATCCACCCAGACGGCGATCTGGTCTTTACCTCGAGCCGGCTGAATGACCACTTCGCAGGTATGGTCAGGGCAGGGGATGAGCGTTCCTGTCGCTCGATGGCCGCCAGGCGAAGTTCGACTGACTGA
- a CDS encoding putative quinol monooxygenase, which yields MSELVIIAIAQAKPGFEAALVKAQSELVAIVRELPGCIRYELNESLEQPGQVVFVERWRDQAAWESHRRGPHMDAFRAKAGAMIGAFELLLMHQVA from the coding sequence ATGTCTGAACTCGTCATCATCGCCATCGCGCAGGCCAAGCCCGGTTTTGAAGCCGCGCTGGTCAAGGCACAGTCGGAGCTGGTCGCCATCGTGCGTGAGTTGCCTGGGTGCATACGCTACGAATTGAACGAGTCCCTGGAGCAACCGGGTCAAGTCGTGTTCGTCGAACGCTGGCGCGATCAGGCCGCTTGGGAAAGCCACAGGCGTGGCCCCCACATGGATGCGTTCCGCGCCAAGGCCGGGGCGATGATCGGTGCTTTCGAGCTCCTGCTCATGCACCAGGTCGCCTGA
- a CDS encoding SDR family NAD(P)-dependent oxidoreductase: MDLQLTGKTALVTGATAGIGLAIAQTLAREGVAVTLTGRDPAKLQSAVAQITQAVPAAQVSTVVADLGSAEGAATLFAAYPDTDILINNLGYYEAKAFADITDEDWLRMLDVNVMSGVRLSRHYFPRMLERNWGRVIFMSSEVGAFTPPDMVHYGVSKSAQLAVSRGMAELTKGTGVTVNSVLPSATRSDGIVEYLRQTAPRPGMTDAEIEANFFQTYRPSSLIGRMIEADEIAAMVALLASPLGAASNGAAVRVEGGTFRSIL, encoded by the coding sequence ATGGACCTTCAACTCACGGGTAAGACCGCGCTTGTCACCGGTGCCACCGCCGGCATCGGTTTGGCCATCGCCCAGACCCTGGCGCGTGAAGGCGTCGCTGTCACGCTGACCGGGCGCGACCCTGCAAAACTGCAAAGCGCCGTTGCCCAGATCACCCAGGCAGTGCCTGCAGCGCAAGTCTCCACCGTTGTCGCAGACCTGGGCAGCGCCGAGGGCGCCGCAACACTGTTTGCGGCTTACCCGGATACCGACATCCTCATCAACAACCTGGGCTACTACGAAGCCAAGGCCTTCGCCGACATCACCGACGAGGACTGGCTGCGCATGCTCGACGTCAATGTCATGTCCGGTGTGCGGCTGTCGCGGCACTACTTCCCGCGCATGCTCGAGCGGAACTGGGGCAGGGTGATTTTCATGTCAAGTGAAGTGGGCGCGTTTACACCCCCGGACATGGTGCATTACGGCGTCAGTAAGTCAGCGCAGTTGGCCGTCTCGCGCGGCATGGCGGAACTGACCAAGGGGACGGGGGTAACGGTCAACAGCGTGCTGCCTTCGGCCACCCGCTCCGACGGCATCGTCGAGTACCTGCGCCAGACCGCGCCGCGGCCGGGCATGACCGATGCGGAAATCGAAGCGAACTTCTTCCAGACCTACCGCCCCAGCTCGCTGATCGGGCGAATGATCGAAGCCGATGAGATCGCGGCAATGGTCGCGCTGTTGGCCAGCCCGCTTGGCGCTGCGTCCAACGGTGCGGCGGTGCGCGTCGAAGGCGGCACTTTCCGTTCCATCCTCTGA
- a CDS encoding type 1 glutamine amidotransferase domain-containing protein, translated as MKLLPKLAATLLLGLAAATAQAGNVLVVLSDENHLDLKDGKVLSTGFFLNELMQPVKLLLDAGHQITFATPNGQAPTVDASSITSAYFGNDAANLQVHKDLLAKLALTSREKSPVVSLARIEQLGYDRFDAVYIPGGHAPMQDLLKSPALGRLLTDFHSRSKTTALVCHGPIALLSTLPDASGFVATLESGQAPRAPQWIYSGYQVTVISNQEEEQAKPQLGGGEMKFYPQTALQQAGATFRSNATPWASNVVVDRELITGQNPASALAVGEELLKRLK; from the coding sequence ATGAAACTGCTACCAAAGCTTGCAGCAACACTGCTACTAGGGCTCGCGGCGGCCACGGCCCAGGCCGGCAACGTGTTGGTCGTGCTGTCCGATGAAAACCATCTGGACCTGAAGGACGGAAAGGTCCTGTCCACGGGGTTCTTCCTTAACGAGCTGATGCAGCCGGTCAAGTTGCTGCTCGATGCGGGCCACCAGATCACTTTCGCTACGCCAAACGGTCAGGCACCGACGGTCGATGCCTCGTCCATCACTTCGGCGTACTTTGGCAATGACGCCGCCAACTTGCAGGTACACAAGGATCTGCTCGCCAAACTGGCGCTGACATCCAGGGAAAAATCGCCCGTGGTAAGCCTGGCACGTATCGAGCAATTGGGGTACGACCGGTTTGATGCAGTCTACATCCCAGGCGGTCACGCACCGATGCAGGACCTTTTGAAGAGCCCGGCGCTGGGGCGTTTGCTGACCGACTTCCATAGCCGCAGCAAGACGACCGCATTGGTTTGCCATGGCCCGATTGCGCTGCTATCGACGTTGCCGGATGCCAGTGGCTTTGTGGCCACGCTGGAATCCGGTCAGGCCCCGCGCGCGCCGCAGTGGATCTACAGCGGCTACCAGGTCACGGTCATCAGCAACCAGGAAGAAGAGCAGGCCAAACCTCAGTTGGGCGGCGGCGAAATGAAGTTCTATCCACAGACCGCGCTGCAGCAGGCTGGAGCGACGTTCCGCAGCAATGCCACGCCATGGGCCTCCAACGTCGTCGTCGACCGCGAGCTGATCACCGGCCAGAACCCGGCTTCGGCGCTTGCGGTGGGAGAAGAACTGCTCAAACGCTTGAAGTAG
- a CDS encoding LysR family transcriptional regulator, which yields MSRKFDYLGDVEAFMAVVEHGSFTAGAVVLSTTPSVLSRAVARLETRLGRQLLQRTTRRLGLTDAGRQYLDQARRAFAVLVEAERDVQGQGGALAGRVRMSVPTTYGHYRLPPLLARFTRSHPQVQVELNITNRNVDLVAEGFDLAIRLGPLPDSGLVARKLEDAALLLVAAPEYLQRAGTPQSLEALQQHLCLPFVMPRTGRLAPWVFRDGDQDIDWLPVSSIEVSDDVLGVVSLAEQGIGICQSYDFIVRERLERGRLVEVLPRLRGRTRPFSLVYAPHERQSAAARAMIDLLAGATTS from the coding sequence ATGAGCCGTAAATTTGACTATCTCGGGGATGTAGAGGCCTTCATGGCGGTGGTCGAGCACGGCTCTTTCACCGCCGGCGCGGTGGTACTGTCGACCACCCCCTCGGTGCTCAGCAGAGCCGTGGCCCGGCTGGAAACCCGGCTGGGGCGGCAACTCCTGCAGCGCACCACGCGCAGGCTTGGCCTGACCGACGCTGGACGGCAATACCTGGACCAGGCGCGCAGGGCCTTTGCCGTGCTGGTCGAGGCCGAACGCGATGTGCAGGGCCAGGGAGGCGCGCTGGCTGGGCGCGTGCGCATGAGCGTGCCGACCACCTACGGCCATTACCGCCTGCCGCCGCTGCTGGCTCGCTTCACACGCTCACACCCCCAGGTGCAGGTCGAATTGAACATCACCAACCGCAACGTTGACCTGGTGGCAGAAGGTTTCGACCTCGCCATCCGTCTGGGCCCTTTACCGGACAGCGGGCTGGTTGCTCGCAAGCTCGAAGATGCAGCCCTGCTGTTGGTCGCCGCCCCCGAATATCTTCAACGGGCGGGTACCCCGCAGTCGCTGGAAGCGTTGCAGCAGCATCTGTGCCTGCCCTTCGTCATGCCACGGACCGGGCGCCTGGCGCCGTGGGTGTTCCGCGACGGCGATCAAGACATCGACTGGCTCCCGGTCTCGAGCATCGAGGTTTCGGATGACGTCCTGGGCGTGGTGTCCCTGGCCGAACAGGGTATCGGCATCTGCCAGAGCTACGACTTCATCGTGCGCGAGCGCCTGGAGCGTGGGCGCCTGGTGGAGGTGCTGCCACGTCTGCGGGGCCGCACCCGGCCCTTCTCGCTGGTCTATGCGCCCCATGAACGACAATCGGCAGCTGCACGAGCAATGATCGACTTGCTGGCAGGCGCCACGACGAGCTGA
- a CDS encoding cyclase family protein, whose translation MKTLTKLTLAAVLPLAMHTASAADWYPSAYGPNDEIGAANLLTPEVVKQAVGLVKTGKTYPLAVPVDKHLPAFRHRSFRLYNVQVGQQAGRSLGPNKFTFNDELVNAWTGVGTQLNGIGHIGIDNVYYNGNKAADFVTVDGVTKLGVEKVPPMVTRGVVLDMTAHYGKAIVPGGTEFSVADIQAVLKKQGLTLRKGDVVLFNTGWLELIGNDNEQFLEVEPGIGMEAAQWLADQGIVAFGGDTWASEVYPNPHGKDEFPVNQYMLAKRGIYNLELIDSRALVHDKAWEFLFVLGQPLYAGSTQVNINPVAIR comes from the coding sequence ATGAAGACCCTTACAAAACTCACGTTGGCGGCTGTATTGCCGCTTGCCATGCATACCGCATCCGCAGCCGATTGGTATCCGTCAGCCTATGGTCCGAACGACGAGATCGGCGCTGCCAACTTGCTGACTCCGGAAGTGGTCAAGCAGGCCGTAGGCCTGGTCAAGACGGGCAAGACCTATCCGCTGGCGGTACCGGTGGACAAGCATCTGCCGGCCTTCCGGCATCGCAGCTTCAGGCTCTACAACGTGCAGGTTGGCCAGCAGGCGGGACGGTCGCTGGGGCCAAACAAGTTCACCTTCAATGATGAGCTGGTCAATGCCTGGACTGGCGTAGGAACCCAACTCAACGGTATCGGCCACATCGGTATCGACAACGTGTACTACAACGGCAACAAGGCAGCCGATTTCGTGACCGTTGATGGCGTCACCAAGCTCGGCGTCGAAAAAGTGCCGCCGATGGTGACCCGTGGCGTGGTGCTGGACATGACCGCTCACTACGGCAAGGCCATCGTGCCCGGCGGTACCGAGTTCAGCGTGGCCGACATCCAGGCGGTATTGAAGAAACAAGGCCTGACCCTGCGCAAGGGGGATGTGGTGCTGTTCAACACCGGCTGGCTGGAGCTGATCGGCAACGACAACGAGCAGTTCCTGGAAGTGGAGCCAGGTATCGGCATGGAGGCAGCGCAGTGGCTGGCCGACCAGGGTATCGTCGCCTTCGGCGGAGATACCTGGGCCTCCGAGGTTTATCCGAACCCGCATGGCAAGGACGAGTTTCCGGTCAACCAGTACATGCTTGCCAAACGCGGCATCTACAACCTGGAACTGATCGACAGCCGTGCGCTGGTGCACGACAAGGCTTGGGAGTTCCTTTTTGTTCTTGGCCAACCGCTCTATGCAGGTTCCACCCAGGTCAATATCAATCCGGTAGCCATTCGATGA
- a CDS encoding alkene reductase, whose protein sequence is MPDTNDPLFQPLRLGDLELPNRIVMPPMTRSRASQPGDVPNDLMAQYYAQRATAGLIVSEGTWISPLGKGYAWTPGIYTSAQVAGWRKVTQAVHSVGGRIFAQLWHVGRLSHISLLDGQSPVSSTAIQAEGVNVFVAESDGKPGFVQASKPRALNVEEIRAIVDEFRQAARNAMAAGFDGVELHAANGYLINQFIDSGANGRGDEYGGSLHNRLRFLGEVAQALVEGTGDKGCVGIRLAPLTTLNGCVDDDPETTYIAAAQLLSEIGVGYIHIAEADWEDAPEMPVAFKQRLREAFPGTFIYAGHYNAERARTALREGWADLIGFGRPFVANPDLPARLRAAAPLNPHDRDTLFGGGALGLTDYPRLTQSAENPEA, encoded by the coding sequence ATGCCTGATACGAATGACCCCTTGTTCCAGCCGCTGAGGCTTGGCGACCTTGAACTGCCCAATCGCATCGTGATGCCGCCAATGACGCGTTCGCGTGCCAGCCAACCCGGTGACGTACCGAACGATCTGATGGCCCAGTATTACGCGCAACGTGCCACTGCCGGTCTGATCGTCAGCGAAGGCACCTGGATTTCCCCACTTGGCAAGGGCTATGCGTGGACGCCTGGCATTTACACTTCGGCGCAGGTCGCCGGGTGGCGCAAGGTTACCCAGGCGGTACACTCCGTTGGCGGACGCATTTTCGCACAGCTTTGGCACGTCGGGCGCTTGAGCCACATCAGCCTGCTCGATGGGCAGTCTCCGGTGTCTTCCACGGCTATCCAGGCTGAGGGTGTCAATGTGTTCGTCGCTGAAAGCGACGGCAAGCCGGGTTTCGTGCAAGCGTCCAAGCCGCGCGCGCTCAACGTGGAGGAAATCCGAGCCATCGTCGATGAGTTCCGCCAAGCCGCGCGCAATGCAATGGCCGCTGGCTTCGACGGCGTAGAGCTGCATGCCGCCAACGGTTACCTGATCAACCAGTTCATCGACTCCGGCGCCAACGGTCGCGGCGATGAATATGGTGGTTCGCTGCACAACCGCCTGCGTTTTCTCGGCGAGGTGGCGCAAGCCCTGGTCGAAGGCACGGGCGACAAGGGCTGTGTCGGCATCCGCCTGGCGCCGCTGACCACACTCAACGGCTGTGTCGATGACGACCCCGAAACCACGTACATCGCCGCAGCGCAGCTGCTCAGTGAAATTGGCGTGGGCTACATCCACATCGCCGAGGCCGACTGGGAGGACGCTCCTGAAATGCCGGTTGCGTTCAAGCAACGACTGCGTGAGGCGTTCCCCGGCACGTTCATCTACGCCGGCCACTACAACGCCGAGCGGGCTCGTACGGCGTTGCGCGAAGGGTGGGCCGACCTGATTGGCTTTGGCCGCCCGTTCGTTGCCAACCCCGACTTACCCGCGCGCCTGCGCGCAGCTGCGCCGCTCAACCCACACGACCGCGACACCTTGTTCGGCGGCGGTGCGCTCGGCCTGACCGACTATCCCAGACTGACGCAGTCCGCTGAAAACCCGGAGGCATGA
- a CDS encoding TIGR03571 family LLM class oxidoreductase, whose amino-acid sequence MRIPTMPLERLTAGGFSIGIEAPLDNDWTPTAEQARCKAARLPGEPDLARHAELAQLVDRLGFRALWIRDVPLYDPAFGDAAQVFEVFAYLGYLAGITRDILLGTAAVVLPIREPLLTLKSAATIQKLSGDRLLLGVASGDRPVEYPLFDRDFAGRGTAFREQVALLRDRAQSSLPNGLTVLPRSAAPLPLLVAGLAQQSPAWIGEHMDGCLAYPGTPRDHERRVAAWRAVAGAKPYASFIHLDLAERADAPMQRHRFGLRGGRDALIEELQTLRAAGVDHVGLHLRRNQRPLDQTLHEIAEHVLPLFHSADATATAMENCNA is encoded by the coding sequence ATGCGTATCCCCACAATGCCCCTGGAGCGATTGACCGCTGGTGGTTTCAGCATCGGTATCGAGGCTCCCCTGGACAACGACTGGACGCCCACCGCAGAGCAGGCACGGTGCAAAGCCGCCCGCCTGCCAGGCGAGCCGGACCTGGCTCGCCACGCCGAGCTCGCGCAGTTGGTTGACCGCCTCGGTTTTCGGGCGTTGTGGATACGCGACGTGCCGCTGTACGACCCTGCCTTCGGCGATGCCGCCCAGGTGTTCGAAGTTTTCGCCTACCTGGGCTATCTGGCCGGTATCACCCGCGACATCCTGTTGGGCACCGCTGCGGTGGTGCTTCCCATCCGCGAGCCGCTGCTGACGTTGAAATCGGCAGCGACGATCCAGAAATTGAGTGGAGATCGTCTGCTGCTGGGTGTGGCCAGCGGCGACCGGCCGGTGGAGTATCCATTGTTCGACCGCGATTTCGCGGGCCGCGGAACGGCTTTTCGTGAGCAGGTCGCGTTGCTGCGGGACCGCGCGCAGTCGAGCTTGCCGAATGGATTGACCGTGCTGCCGCGGTCAGCCGCTCCACTCCCGCTGCTGGTGGCCGGGCTGGCCCAGCAGAGCCCGGCCTGGATTGGCGAGCACATGGACGGCTGCCTGGCTTATCCGGGCACGCCCCGGGATCACGAACGCCGCGTTGCCGCATGGCGTGCGGTAGCCGGTGCCAAACCCTATGCGAGCTTCATCCACCTGGATCTGGCCGAGCGCGCCGACGCGCCGATGCAGCGCCATCGCTTCGGCCTGCGTGGCGGCCGCGACGCACTGATCGAGGAACTTCAAACGTTACGCGCAGCCGGCGTCGATCACGTAGGCCTGCACTTGCGCCGCAACCAGCGGCCGCTTGATCAGACCCTCCACGAGATCGCCGAACACGTCCTGCCCCTTTTTCATTCAGCCGATGCGACAGCGACGGCCATGGAGAACTGCAATGCCTGA
- the dkgB gene encoding 2,5-didehydrogluconate reductase DkgB — protein sequence MSVPSFGAGTFRLTGQAVIDSVRNALELGYRAIDTAQIYGNEADVGQAIAESGIERSELFITTKIWTDNYAQDKLVPSLRESLKKLRTDYVDLTLIHWPAPGNGIELAEYMAALAEAKALGLTRQIGISNFNIELTRQAIAVVGKDEIATNQIELSPYLQNHKLTAFLKEQGIPVTSYMTLAYGKVLKDLTLAQIADKHQATVAQVALAWALQLGYAVIPSSTKRENLASNLLAGDLHLDADDMARIEQLDRNSREVSPEGLAPVWD from the coding sequence ATGAGTGTTCCTTCCTTCGGCGCAGGCACCTTCCGCCTGACCGGCCAAGCCGTCATTGATTCGGTGCGTAATGCGCTGGAGCTGGGCTACCGCGCGATTGATACCGCACAGATCTACGGCAATGAGGCCGATGTAGGTCAAGCCATCGCCGAGAGCGGCATCGAGCGTTCCGAGTTGTTCATCACGACCAAGATCTGGACCGACAACTACGCCCAGGACAAATTGGTGCCAAGCCTGCGCGAGAGCCTGAAGAAGCTGCGCACCGACTACGTGGACCTGACACTGATCCACTGGCCTGCACCCGGCAACGGTATCGAGCTGGCCGAATACATGGCGGCGCTGGCCGAGGCCAAGGCGCTAGGCCTGACCCGCCAGATCGGTATCTCCAACTTCAATATCGAATTGACCCGGCAGGCCATCGCCGTGGTTGGCAAAGACGAGATTGCCACCAACCAGATCGAACTCAGTCCTTATTTGCAGAACCACAAGCTGACAGCCTTCCTGAAAGAACAGGGCATCCCTGTCACCTCCTACATGACCCTGGCCTACGGCAAGGTACTCAAGGACCTGACACTGGCGCAGATCGCCGACAAGCACCAGGCCACTGTCGCACAGGTCGCTCTGGCCTGGGCGCTGCAACTCGGCTACGCGGTCATCCCGTCCTCGACCAAGCGCGAGAACCTGGCCAGCAACTTGCTGGCGGGTGACCTGCACCTGGACGCCGACGACATGGCCAGGATTGAACAGTTGGATCGTAACAGCCGCGAAGTCAGCCCTGAGGGCCTGGCTCCGGTTTGGGACTGA
- a CDS encoding MFS transporter codes for MPLALFALTLAAFAIGTTEFVIVGLIPTIAADLGVSLPSAGLLVSLYALGVAVGAPILTALTKGVPRKPLLVGLMVLFTVGNLVAWLAPGYTTLILARLLTGLAHGVFFSVGSIVATSLVPREKAASAIATMFSGMTVAFVTGIPLGTFIGQHLGWHATFLTVAAFGVVALIGAQVLVPRDISHTAPAPLARQLRVLLQPRLLLVYAMTAVGYGGSLIAFTFLAPILEDISGFNSNMVGLVLLAYGVSVAVGNVWGGRLADRKGPVAALKIIFGLLSVVLLVLTFTAPSKPLVLLTVLAWGAVAFGNVPALQVYVVRQAEQVVPDATDVAAGFNISAFNLGVAGGAWGGAQVVGHLGLAHTPWIAAVVTLAALGLTVLSGRLDRRAASALAQPNQA; via the coding sequence ATGCCTCTTGCACTGTTTGCTTTGACGTTGGCGGCCTTCGCCATCGGTACTACCGAATTCGTTATTGTGGGCTTGATCCCAACCATTGCTGCGGATCTCGGTGTGTCTCTGCCTTCGGCAGGGCTGCTGGTCAGCCTGTACGCGCTTGGTGTGGCTGTCGGCGCGCCGATCCTGACCGCGCTTACGAAAGGGGTACCGCGTAAGCCGCTGTTGGTGGGGCTGATGGTGCTGTTCACGGTTGGTAACCTGGTGGCCTGGCTGGCCCCTGGCTACACCACCCTGATTCTCGCTCGCCTGCTGACCGGTCTGGCGCACGGCGTGTTCTTCAGTGTCGGTTCGATCGTCGCCACCAGCCTGGTGCCTCGCGAGAAAGCAGCCAGTGCCATCGCCACGATGTTCAGCGGTATGACCGTGGCCTTTGTGACGGGTATCCCGTTGGGTACCTTCATCGGCCAGCACTTGGGCTGGCACGCTACCTTCCTGACAGTTGCCGCCTTCGGCGTGGTGGCACTCATCGGTGCGCAGGTGCTGGTACCACGCGACATTTCGCATACCGCGCCCGCGCCGCTCGCCCGGCAGTTGCGTGTTCTGCTGCAACCGCGACTGCTGCTGGTCTATGCGATGACCGCAGTTGGCTACGGCGGCTCGCTCATTGCTTTCACCTTTCTGGCGCCGATCCTGGAAGACATCTCCGGTTTCAACTCCAACATGGTGGGCCTGGTACTGCTGGCCTATGGCGTTTCGGTGGCAGTGGGGAACGTCTGGGGCGGCCGATTGGCCGACCGCAAGGGTCCCGTGGCGGCACTGAAGATCATTTTCGGGCTGCTCTCGGTTGTGTTGTTGGTGCTGACCTTCACCGCGCCGAGCAAACCGCTGGTGCTGTTGACGGTGCTGGCATGGGGCGCGGTGGCGTTCGGCAATGTGCCCGCCTTGCAGGTCTATGTCGTGCGCCAGGCGGAGCAGGTTGTGCCTGACGCAACCGATGTCGCAGCCGGCTTCAACATTTCGGCGTTCAACCTTGGCGTGGCCGGCGGTGCCTGGGGCGGTGCACAGGTCGTTGGCCATCTCGGCCTGGCCCATACGCCGTGGATTGCCGCGGTGGTCACGCTGGCCGCGCTGGGGCTCACGGTGTTGTCCGGCCGGCTGGACCGGCGCGCAGCCTCGGCGTTGGCCCAACCAAATCAAGCATGA